One genomic region from Methanonatronarchaeum thermophilum encodes:
- the pth2 gene encoding peptidyl-tRNA hydrolase Pth2, with translation MKQVIVLRSDIKLSKGKSAAQVAHASLNASLKVMNHSKTDFDSWMDNGAKKVVLKGENEDQLFELMSIARALDVSTSLVRDAGHTEIESGTVTALGVGPDRDEIIDRITGDLKVY, from the coding sequence TTGAAACAAGTAATAGTGCTTAGAAGCGATATAAAACTTTCTAAGGGTAAATCCGCTGCACAAGTAGCTCATGCTTCGTTAAATGCTTCTCTAAAAGTCATGAACCACTCTAAAACTGATTTTGATAGTTGGATGGATAATGGCGCTAAAAAAGTAGTGCTTAAAGGGGAAAACGAAGACCAACTTTTCGAGCTGATGAGTATAGCTAGAGCACTTGACGTATCAACCTCATTGGTTAGAGATGCAGGTCACACTGAGATAGAATCAGGTACGGTTACAGCTTTAGGAGTCGGTCCCGACAGAGATGAGATAATCGACCGTATAACAGGAGATCTCAAGGTTTATTAA
- a CDS encoding DUF126 domain-containing protein: MKIKGRGITKGQAHGEILKTNQEISFLGGVDPNTSKITDPNHELLGQKIKNKILVFPGGKGSTVGSYVIYQLKKNNKAPKAIINIETEPIVAVGAVISKIPLIDQINIQKIPNKGKAKINANKGTIETNQNQNQNPEK; this comes from the coding sequence ATGAAAATTAAAGGACGCGGAATAACAAAAGGCCAAGCCCACGGAGAAATCCTAAAAACAAACCAAGAAATATCATTCCTAGGAGGCGTCGACCCCAACACAAGCAAGATAACCGACCCCAACCACGAACTATTAGGCCAAAAAATAAAAAACAAAATACTAGTATTCCCAGGCGGAAAAGGCTCAACCGTCGGTTCATACGTCATATACCAACTAAAGAAAAACAATAAAGCCCCAAAAGCAATAATTAACATAGAAACCGAGCCAATAGTAGCAGTAGGCGCAGTAATATCAAAAATCCCATTAATAGACCAGATAAACATACAAAAAATACCAAACAAAGGAAAAGCAAAAATAAACGCCAACAAAGGAACAATAGAAACAAACCAAAACCAAAACCAAAACCCAGAAAAATAA
- a CDS encoding UbiD family decarboxylase, translating into MRDFLEKIDPFVVEEEFSSLYEIPAMARKTDETILFKNVLDFDMPVAINVVGSRRNIAIDIGCDVNEIPYKIQEGIDSPGKTVSKGSLTARKPDLNEIPVLKHFKEDAGRYITSGVVIAEDSDGRRNASIHRMLVKDRDRLGIRIVERHLHEIYSDAEKRGEKLPVAVVIGLDPSVLLGICTRVPGGFDELRLSSALKGQPIELNQCDTIDLEVPDAEVVLEGYLLPEEREPEGPFVDITGTYDGVRQQPVIELTGMHLKENPVYHGLLPAGSEHKLLMGMPYEPLIIKEVDKHCKAVNAILTEGGSCYLHGVVQINKTNPSDGAKAIKAAMKAHKSMKHCIVVDDDIDIYSPTDLEYAIATRVKGDEDIYIYPEVRGSTLDPRGKPDGTVCKTGVDATKKLGEEKKFTRAKVPKEDSEKITKTIKGLKKCS; encoded by the coding sequence TTGAGAGATTTTTTAGAGAAAATAGATCCTTTTGTCGTTGAGGAGGAGTTTTCAAGTTTATATGAGATTCCGGCGATGGCGAGGAAAACAGATGAGACGATTCTGTTTAAAAATGTATTAGATTTCGATATGCCTGTAGCTATCAATGTAGTTGGTAGTCGTAGGAATATTGCTATAGATATCGGTTGTGATGTGAATGAAATTCCATATAAAATCCAGGAAGGTATTGATAGTCCTGGTAAAACCGTTTCGAAAGGTAGTTTGACGGCTAGAAAACCTGATTTAAATGAAATACCTGTATTAAAACATTTCAAGGAAGATGCAGGTAGGTATATCACTTCAGGGGTTGTAATCGCTGAAGACAGTGATGGTAGGAGGAATGCCTCTATACATCGTATGTTGGTTAAGGATAGAGATAGGTTGGGTATACGGATTGTTGAGAGGCACCTTCATGAAATATATAGTGATGCTGAAAAACGTGGTGAAAAACTACCGGTTGCAGTAGTTATCGGGTTAGACCCAAGTGTACTGCTTGGTATTTGCACTCGAGTACCAGGTGGTTTCGATGAGTTAAGACTGTCAAGTGCTTTAAAAGGACAGCCTATCGAATTAAACCAATGTGACACAATAGATTTAGAAGTTCCTGATGCAGAAGTCGTTTTAGAAGGCTATTTATTGCCAGAAGAAAGAGAGCCTGAAGGACCATTCGTTGACATAACCGGTACTTACGATGGTGTCAGACAACAACCAGTTATAGAGCTAACCGGCATGCATTTAAAAGAAAACCCAGTATACCATGGTTTGTTGCCCGCTGGAAGCGAACATAAACTCCTTATGGGAATGCCATATGAACCTTTGATCATAAAAGAAGTCGATAAACACTGCAAAGCCGTAAACGCAATACTAACCGAAGGAGGTAGTTGTTACCTCCACGGTGTCGTCCAAATAAATAAAACAAACCCAAGTGACGGAGCTAAAGCAATAAAAGCAGCCATGAAAGCACATAAAAGCATGAAACACTGTATAGTCGTTGATGACGACATAGATATATACAGCCCAACAGACCTCGAATACGCAATCGCAACAAGAGTCAAAGGAGACGAAGATATCTATATCTACCCCGAAGTAAGAGGATCAACCCTAGACCCAAGAGGAAAACCAGATGGAACAGTCTGCAAAACCGGAGTAGACGCTACAAAAAAACTTGGAGAAGAAAAAAAATTCACAAGAGCCAAAGTACCTAAAGAAGACAGTGAAAAAATAACAAAAACAATAAAAGGCCTAAAAAAATGCAGTTAA
- a CDS encoding aconitase X produces MQLTKSEEKTLDGEKGEVCQKAMEILATLGDIYNADKLIEIQSVQVAGVSYKTIGDAGIEFLNDMKGEKVRVPTQLNPAGMDLEHWEKQGVPKKFAKKQKQILEIFKEMNINIKCTCTPYLTGLPHGYGQHLAWSESSAVSYVNSVIGARTNREGGPSALAAALIGKTPNYGYHLKENRKPDITIKVEKELQNSDYGALGRIIGREVGNQVPYYILKSKPNKDELKGLGAAMAATGAVALYHIENQTPENSQFKKPKNTINVTKKQIENEYQGSKENIDLVALGCPHLSPNQLKTIEKLLKNRQTKKETWIFLPREIKNKMQNTVQNITESGAKIITDTCMVVSPLEEIGFKKIMVDSGKAATYIPSMCNAEVTYSNLKECIEVACNEN; encoded by the coding sequence ATGCAGTTAACCAAATCTGAAGAAAAAACCCTAGATGGAGAGAAAGGAGAGGTCTGTCAAAAAGCAATGGAAATACTGGCCACCTTAGGCGATATATACAACGCTGACAAACTAATCGAAATACAATCCGTCCAAGTAGCCGGTGTTTCCTACAAAACAATCGGAGACGCAGGAATAGAATTTCTAAACGACATGAAAGGAGAAAAGGTTCGAGTCCCAACACAACTAAATCCAGCCGGAATGGACCTAGAACACTGGGAAAAACAAGGAGTCCCCAAGAAATTCGCAAAAAAACAAAAACAAATCCTAGAGATATTCAAAGAAATGAACATAAACATAAAATGCACCTGCACACCATACCTAACAGGACTCCCCCATGGCTATGGCCAACACCTAGCATGGTCCGAATCATCAGCCGTCAGCTATGTAAACTCAGTAATCGGAGCAAGGACAAACCGGGAAGGAGGGCCTTCAGCACTAGCAGCCGCATTAATCGGTAAAACCCCTAACTATGGATACCACCTAAAAGAAAACAGAAAACCAGACATAACCATAAAAGTTGAAAAAGAACTACAAAACTCAGACTACGGAGCCTTAGGCAGAATAATAGGTAGAGAAGTAGGAAATCAAGTACCATACTACATACTAAAATCAAAACCAAACAAAGACGAACTAAAAGGTTTAGGAGCAGCCATGGCAGCAACAGGAGCAGTAGCCCTATACCACATAGAAAACCAAACACCAGAAAACAGCCAATTCAAAAAACCCAAAAACACCATCAACGTAACTAAAAAACAAATAGAAAACGAATATCAAGGATCAAAAGAAAACATAGACCTAGTCGCATTAGGATGCCCACACCTATCACCAAACCAACTAAAAACAATCGAAAAACTACTAAAAAACCGTCAAACCAAAAAAGAAACCTGGATATTCCTACCAAGAGAAATAAAAAACAAAATGCAAAACACAGTACAAAACATCACAGAATCCGGAGCAAAAATAATCACAGACACATGCATGGTTGTCTCACCACTCGAAGAAATAGGATTCAAAAAAATAATGGTCGATTCAGGCAAAGCAGCAACCTACATACCCAGTATGTGCAACGCCGAAGTAACCTACTCAAACCTAAAAGAATGTATTGAGGTAGCATGCAATGAAAATTAA